Proteins encoded in a region of the Clostridium beijerinckii genome:
- the tenA gene encoding thiaminase II, with product MQFSQRLLLKGKPIWEACLEHPFLKELSEGTLKEDKFCFYVKQDYVYLIDYIKLFALGMVKADSLEDIQAFAKCANAIVNIEMDAHTEYAKKFGITKEELEATKPNASNLSYTKFMLQVSSEGSLAELVAALLPCMWSYAFIGKTLAKNSKALEHPLYSEWILTYATEEYNKENDWCIKLMDKLAEGLPERQLQKLEEIFIISSKYEYMFWDGCYKKESWVI from the coding sequence ATGCAATTTTCACAAAGATTATTATTGAAAGGTAAACCTATTTGGGAAGCATGCTTGGAGCATCCTTTTCTTAAGGAACTTAGTGAGGGGACCTTAAAGGAAGATAAGTTTTGCTTTTACGTTAAACAGGATTATGTTTATCTAATAGATTATATAAAACTTTTTGCATTAGGGATGGTTAAAGCAGATTCATTAGAAGATATACAAGCATTTGCTAAATGTGCAAATGCTATAGTAAATATTGAAATGGATGCACATACTGAATATGCTAAAAAGTTTGGAATAACTAAGGAAGAACTGGAGGCCACAAAGCCAAATGCAAGTAATTTGTCATACACAAAGTTTATGCTACAGGTATCATCAGAAGGATCTTTAGCTGAACTAGTAGCAGCACTGCTTCCATGCATGTGGAGTTATGCATTTATTGGAAAAACCTTAGCAAAGAATAGTAAGGCATTAGAGCATCCACTTTACAGTGAATGGATACTTACATATGCAACAGAAGAATATAACAAAGAAAATGATTGGTGCATAAAACTTATGGATAAACTAGCAGAAGGGCTTCCAGAAAGACAACTTCAAAAACTAGAAGAGATTTTCATTATATCTTCAAAATATGAATATATGTTTTGGGATGGGTGCTACAAAAAGGAAAGTTGGGTTATTTAG
- a CDS encoding ABC transporter ATP-binding protein — translation MKALEINNLSFGYKDSGKLIVDDLSFDINKNEFVTIIAPSGTGKSTLFRLILGLLKPQKGNINILKDGNKNIIGYMPQKDSLMPWRNILDNTAVGLELNGYSKKEARKVAATYFEGFGLKGTEKYYPHELSGGMRQRASFLRAIVNNPSIILLDEPFSSLDALTRRKMQSWLLDLCQRQSNTVFMITHDIEEALLLSDRILICTELPYRNLKSIDVNIERPRNYETTLSSEFIELKRDILNVLDSLEENKGGDIE, via the coding sequence ATGAAAGCATTGGAAATTAATAATTTATCCTTTGGATATAAGGATTCTGGGAAATTAATAGTAGATGATTTATCTTTTGATATAAATAAAAATGAATTTGTCACAATTATTGCACCTAGTGGCACAGGCAAAAGTACCCTTTTTCGATTAATTTTAGGACTATTAAAGCCACAAAAGGGCAATATAAATATATTAAAAGATGGCAATAAAAATATTATAGGGTATATGCCTCAAAAAGATTCCTTAATGCCTTGGAGAAATATTCTTGACAATACAGCAGTTGGACTTGAATTAAATGGTTATAGTAAGAAAGAAGCTAGAAAAGTGGCAGCCACATACTTTGAGGGTTTTGGACTTAAGGGAACTGAAAAATATTATCCACATGAATTATCAGGTGGTATGAGGCAGAGAGCTTCATTTTTAAGAGCAATAGTAAATAATCCTTCCATAATTTTATTGGATGAGCCATTTTCTTCTCTAGATGCGTTAACAAGAAGAAAGATGCAGTCATGGCTTTTAGATCTTTGTCAAAGACAAAGTAATACTGTGTTTATGATAACTCATGATATAGAGGAAGCTTTACTTTTATCAGATAGAATTCTTATTTGTACGGAGCTTCCATATAGAAACCTAAAATCTATAGATGTAAATATTGAAAGACCAAGGAATTATGAGACTACACTTTCTAGTGAGTTTATTGAGCTAAAAAGAGATATTTTAAATGTTCTTGACTCCTTAGAAGAAAATAAAGGGGGGGATATAGAATGA
- a CDS encoding ABC transporter permease produces MKKIKDYIFPLIFLIIIILAWEFIIPYFKVPNFILPRFSEIIKALVDQKDLIYKHSLITLGEALLGLIASVIIGISCALSIYLWRNVSKTLYPIIIFSQTIPTIALSPIMVMWFGYTIWSKVAVVILFCFFPIVISTLDGLNSVDRDLEDVLKALGGNRFQIFFKLHMNSVLPNFLSSFKIAATYSISGATIGEWLGAEKGLGIYIKRAAGMLQADSVFAGVLVLSFLGLILFSVGFLLEKTLLKYRRGLKEDNHEIKKA; encoded by the coding sequence ATGAAAAAAATTAAAGACTATATATTTCCTTTAATATTTTTGATAATTATAATTTTGGCATGGGAATTTATAATACCATATTTTAAGGTGCCAAATTTTATTTTGCCTAGATTTTCTGAAATCATAAAGGCTTTAGTAGATCAAAAAGATTTAATATATAAACATTCTCTTATCACACTAGGTGAAGCACTATTAGGGCTTATTGCGTCCGTAATTATAGGTATATCTTGTGCACTTTCCATATATCTTTGGAGAAATGTTTCGAAAACTTTATATCCAATTATAATTTTTTCTCAAACAATTCCGACTATAGCTTTATCTCCAATTATGGTTATGTGGTTTGGATATACCATATGGTCAAAGGTAGCAGTGGTAATACTATTTTGTTTTTTCCCTATAGTTATAAGTACCTTAGATGGATTAAATAGTGTAGATAGAGATTTAGAAGATGTTTTAAAAGCCCTTGGAGGAAATAGATTTCAAATATTTTTTAAACTCCATATGAATTCAGTATTACCAAATTTTTTAAGCAGTTTTAAAATAGCTGCAACCTACAGTATTTCAGGGGCTACCATTGGAGAATGGCTAGGTGCTGAAAAGGGATTAGGTATATATATTAAGAGAGCAGCAGGAATGCTTCAGGCAGATTCTGTTTTTGCGGGAGTGTTAGTTTTATCATTTCTAGGATTAATTCTATTTTCTGTAGGATTCTTGCTAGAAAAGACTTTATTAAAATACAGAAGAGGATTGAAGGAGGACAATCATGAAATTAAGAAAGCTTAG
- a CDS encoding MarR family winged helix-turn-helix transcriptional regulator, which produces MEIINESIEVSRLFQEVMNLFRLNMKKIIERTGMTAPQGMVIGLLYKNKKMKVTELSKQLHLPNSTVSGIIDKLEEQDAVIRERSEDDKRVVYVSISPKFIEIHKNFNKQIEHNIESILNQGTQEELNKISEGLIIFKRLLSENNAN; this is translated from the coding sequence ATGGAGATTATTAATGAAAGTATAGAGGTATCAAGATTATTTCAAGAAGTAATGAATTTATTTAGATTAAATATGAAAAAAATAATTGAGCGGACTGGAATGACAGCTCCACAGGGCATGGTTATTGGACTTTTATATAAAAATAAGAAAATGAAAGTGACTGAATTAAGCAAGCAGCTACATTTGCCTAATAGTACAGTATCAGGTATTATTGATAAACTTGAAGAACAAGATGCTGTTATAAGAGAAAGAAGTGAAGATGATAAGAGAGTTGTCTATGTAAGTATATCTCCGAAATTCATTGAAATTCATAAGAATTTTAATAAACAAATTGAACATAATATTGAGAGTATACTAAATCAAGGAACACAAGAAGAGCTTAATAAGATTTCTGAGGGACTAATAATATTCAAAAGACTTTTAAGTGAAAATAACGCTAATTAA
- a CDS encoding ABC transporter ATP-binding protein gives MIKLFRFLKQYTVNIIIIVLLVFTQVIANLYLPTLMADIVDKGIVQKDVVQTISFLGYNGEYSGVDYILRIGGLMLLVSLGGAICSIISSFLSSRTAIGFAKIIRNKLFTKVESFSLNEFDKFGTATLITRTTNDVTQVQSVTIMMFSIALFAPLTALGGVVMALRENVTLTWIFAVVIPLLAVIIGLTLKFAMPLFKLMQVKIDKLNLVLREGLTGIRVVRAFNRINTEKVRFDDANKDLMNNAIKVNKIMAILMPIMMFIMNATTVAVIWFGSIRIDSGNMEVGSLIAFMQYGMQILFGFLMLGMVFIMIPRAQASAVRINEVLDMESEIVDPKNPLLNENEGGYVEFKDVSFSYPGAEQEAISNISFSAKPGEVTAIIGGTGSGKSTLINMIPRFYDVTNGSVLVDGIDVREMSQESIRAKIGFVPQKTVLFSGTIAENIKYGKDEASMEEIKHAAEVAQATDFINGMDDGYEHLIAQGGTNVSGGQKQRLSIARALVRKPEIYIFDDSFSALDFKTDARLRAALKKETVKSTVILVAQRVATVMDADRIIVLDEGQIAGIGTHKELLNSCKVYSEIVSSQLSEEELS, from the coding sequence ATGATTAAATTGTTTAGATTTTTAAAACAGTACACAGTTAATATAATAATAATTGTTTTATTAGTTTTTACACAAGTAATTGCAAACTTATATCTGCCTACATTAATGGCTGATATAGTTGATAAAGGAATTGTTCAAAAAGACGTAGTTCAAACTATATCGTTTCTTGGTTATAACGGTGAATATAGTGGAGTTGATTATATTCTAAGAATAGGAGGATTAATGCTGCTTGTATCTCTTGGAGGTGCAATTTGTTCAATTATATCATCATTTTTATCTTCAAGAACTGCAATAGGCTTTGCTAAAATAATTCGTAATAAATTATTCACAAAAGTTGAAAGTTTTTCTTTAAATGAATTTGATAAATTTGGAACAGCTACTTTAATAACAAGAACTACAAATGATGTTACACAGGTTCAATCAGTTACAATAATGATGTTTTCAATTGCACTTTTCGCACCATTGACAGCTTTAGGCGGAGTTGTTATGGCTTTAAGAGAGAATGTAACTCTAACATGGATCTTTGCGGTAGTAATTCCACTACTTGCAGTTATAATAGGGCTTACTTTAAAATTTGCAATGCCTTTATTTAAATTGATGCAAGTTAAAATAGATAAATTAAACTTGGTATTACGTGAAGGTCTTACAGGAATAAGAGTAGTTCGTGCTTTCAACCGTATAAATACTGAAAAGGTTAGATTTGACGACGCAAATAAAGATTTAATGAATAATGCTATAAAAGTAAATAAAATTATGGCAATTTTAATGCCAATAATGATGTTTATCATGAATGCTACTACTGTAGCAGTAATTTGGTTTGGAAGTATAAGAATAGATTCAGGGAATATGGAAGTTGGATCTTTAATAGCCTTTATGCAATATGGAATGCAGATTTTATTTGGTTTCTTAATGCTTGGTATGGTATTTATAATGATTCCAAGAGCTCAAGCTTCAGCAGTAAGAATTAATGAAGTACTAGATATGGAATCTGAAATTGTAGATCCTAAAAACCCATTATTAAATGAAAATGAAGGCGGTTATGTTGAATTTAAAGATGTAAGCTTCAGCTATCCAGGTGCAGAGCAAGAAGCTATTAGTAATATATCATTTAGTGCGAAACCTGGAGAAGTAACAGCTATAATTGGTGGTACTGGTTCAGGAAAATCGACATTAATTAATATGATACCGCGTTTTTACGATGTAACTAATGGTTCAGTTCTTGTTGATGGTATTGATGTAAGGGAAATGAGTCAGGAAAGTATAAGAGCTAAAATAGGTTTTGTACCTCAAAAAACTGTTCTTTTCTCTGGAACTATTGCTGAAAATATAAAATACGGTAAAGACGAGGCTAGTATGGAAGAAATTAAGCATGCGGCAGAAGTAGCTCAAGCAACAGATTTCATAAATGGAATGGATGATGGATATGAGCATTTAATTGCTCAAGGAGGAACTAACGTATCAGGAGGACAAAAGCAACGTTTATCAATAGCACGTGCTCTTGTTAGAAAACCAGAGATATACATCTTTGATGATAGTTTTTCAGCCCTTGATTTTAAAACAGATGCAAGACTTCGTGCAGCATTAAAAAAGGAAACAGTAAAATCAACTGTAATTCTTGTAGCGCAAAGAGTTGCAACTGTCATGGATGCAGATAGAATTATAGTTTTAGATGAAGGACAAATTGCAGGTATTGGAACTCATAAAGAGCTATTAAACAGTTGTAAGGTATATTCTGAGATTGTATCATCACAACTTTCAGAGGAGGAATTATCATGA
- the fabV gene encoding enoyl-ACP reductase FabV has product MIFKPELIKGIAKTSHPYGCRKEVLNQIEYCKNAKQFHGPKKVLIIGASSGFGLATRISLAFGGAKADTIGVSFETGITDRRTGTAGWYNNIFFKEFAEKEGLIAKNFIGDAFSDEVKENVIKYIKDEFGKIDLLIYSLASPRRKDPKTGNIYDSTLKTTSGEFQGPTIDMEKDELVTTKVNSATDKEIEATKKVMGGEDWNEWCKLLLENDCLSDNAITISYSYIGASRTYKIYREGTIGEAKRHLENTAIQIDEEWKKKINGKAFVSVNKAIVTKASAYIPSFSLYAAVLYKVMKEKNLHENCIMQMQRMFADKIYAENPIEFDDSGRLRMDDWELREDVQSEVNELWEKITPDNFKILSDYDGYKKEFMQLNGFEIDGVDYSEDIDVEALKRLEP; this is encoded by the coding sequence ATGATATTTAAACCTGAATTAATTAAGGGAATAGCCAAAACAAGTCATCCATATGGATGTAGAAAAGAAGTACTAAACCAAATCGAATATTGCAAGAATGCAAAGCAATTTCACGGTCCTAAAAAAGTGCTGATTATTGGAGCATCATCAGGTTTTGGCCTTGCTACAAGAATTTCTTTAGCATTTGGTGGAGCGAAAGCTGATACAATTGGAGTTTCGTTTGAAACAGGAATTACAGATAGAAGAACTGGAACAGCAGGTTGGTATAATAATATATTTTTTAAAGAGTTTGCAGAAAAAGAAGGACTAATTGCAAAAAACTTTATTGGAGATGCATTTTCAGATGAAGTTAAAGAAAATGTAATAAAATATATAAAGGATGAGTTTGGAAAAATTGATTTACTCATTTATAGTTTAGCATCGCCAAGAAGAAAAGATCCTAAGACAGGAAATATATACGATTCAACTTTAAAAACTACATCTGGAGAATTTCAGGGTCCGACAATTGATATGGAGAAAGATGAACTTGTTACGACTAAAGTTAATTCAGCAACTGATAAAGAGATAGAAGCAACGAAAAAAGTAATGGGAGGTGAAGATTGGAATGAGTGGTGTAAACTACTCCTTGAAAATGATTGTCTCTCTGATAATGCTATAACAATTTCGTATTCATATATAGGAGCATCAAGAACATATAAAATTTATAGGGAAGGTACAATAGGAGAGGCTAAACGTCACCTTGAGAATACTGCAATTCAAATAGATGAAGAGTGGAAAAAGAAGATTAATGGAAAGGCTTTTGTTTCTGTAAATAAAGCAATTGTTACTAAGGCAAGTGCATATATACCTTCTTTCTCATTGTATGCAGCGGTATTATATAAAGTAATGAAAGAAAAGAATTTACATGAAAATTGCATTATGCAGATGCAAAGAATGTTTGCTGATAAAATATATGCAGAAAACCCAATTGAATTTGATGATAGTGGAAGATTAAGAATGGATGATTGGGAACTTAGGGAAGATGTACAAAGTGAAGTTAATGAATTGTGGGAAAAAATAACTCCAGATAACTTTAAAATATTATCGGATTATGACGGATATAAAAAGGAATTTATGCAGTTAAATGGTTTTGAAATTGATGGAGTCGATTATAGTGAAGACATTGATGTAGAGGCATTGAAAAGGCTAGAGCCATAA
- a CDS encoding PQQ-dependent sugar dehydrogenase codes for MKKIIKNILFNTVFKSHNKSNVQVIVGASRQLNYEIQVIAENLYVPWAIDISDEGKIYFTERSGAIRVIEDGKLNPNPIIKFNEPFVSQGEGGLMGIALDSNYSKNHYMYVMHTYGEGDVIYNRVVRVIESNNRAVIDKVLIDKIPGGRIHNGGRIKIGPDKKLYITTGDAGNSALAQDPKSLAGKILRIELDGSIPEDNPISNSALYSLGHRNPQGLAWNSKNVLYESEHGQSAHDEINIIKPGSNYGWPLFQGDEESTEIQIKKPLIHSGQDTWAPSGIAFATQGPLQGKLLVANLRGQQLLVISLNRDGSVVNNVESWFKNEYGRLREVIQAKDGSIYITTSNRDGRGNINTGDDKIIRLILK; via the coding sequence ATGAAAAAAATAATTAAAAACATTTTATTTAACACAGTATTTAAGAGTCACAATAAATCGAATGTACAAGTAATAGTAGGGGCATCAAGACAACTTAATTACGAAATTCAAGTTATAGCTGAAAATTTATACGTACCATGGGCAATAGATATAAGTGATGAAGGAAAAATATATTTTACGGAGCGGTCTGGAGCAATTAGAGTTATTGAAGACGGCAAACTTAATCCTAATCCAATAATAAAATTTAATGAACCTTTTGTCAGTCAAGGGGAAGGTGGTTTGATGGGGATTGCTCTAGATTCAAATTATTCGAAAAATCATTATATGTATGTTATGCATACATATGGAGAAGGAGATGTAATTTATAATCGTGTTGTGAGAGTGATTGAGAGCAATAATAGGGCGGTTATTGATAAAGTTCTTATAGATAAAATACCTGGGGGACGAATTCATAATGGAGGCAGAATAAAGATAGGCCCAGATAAAAAATTATATATTACAACAGGAGATGCAGGAAATTCAGCATTGGCGCAAGATCCTAAAAGTTTAGCAGGAAAAATACTACGAATAGAATTAGATGGCAGTATTCCAGAAGATAATCCAATTTCTAATTCAGCACTTTATAGCTTAGGTCATCGAAATCCTCAAGGATTAGCTTGGAATTCAAAAAATGTTTTGTATGAGTCAGAGCATGGACAGTCAGCTCATGATGAAATAAACATAATTAAGCCAGGAAGCAATTATGGGTGGCCTCTTTTTCAAGGAGATGAGGAATCTACTGAAATTCAGATAAAAAAGCCATTAATACACAGCGGACAAGATACATGGGCGCCTTCTGGTATTGCTTTTGCAACCCAAGGACCATTGCAGGGAAAACTTCTAGTTGCTAATTTACGTGGACAGCAACTGCTTGTTATCTCACTAAATAGAGATGGAAGCGTAGTTAATAATGTAGAATCGTGGTTCAAAAACGAATATGGACGTCTACGTGAGGTTATTCAGGCTAAAGATGGATCAATTTACATTACAACGAGTAATAGAGATGGAAGAGGAAATATTAATACAGGTGATGATAAAATTATTAGGCTTATTTTAAAATAA
- a CDS encoding tRNA dihydrouridine synthase produces MKYYFAPLEGVTGYIYRNAYETFFGQIDKYFMPFISPTKNKSFTSRELNDVLPEHNQGINVIPQILTNNSEYFTDTVNELSKFGYDEVNLNLGCPSGTVVAKYKGSGFLAQRKLLDEFLEDIFSNASNKISIKTRIGKDSPDEFYELIEIFNKYPLEELIIHPRIQTDFYKNKPNMEVFKDSLQLSKNPVCYNGDIFNVEDYKKLSEAYPKLETVMIGRGLIANPGLIEEIKTNRLMDKELMKAFHDKVCIGYEEVLSGDRNVLFKMKELWFYMIHIFTNSDKYAKKIRKTNNLQEYKGIISSMFQELDIKKTDIHGF; encoded by the coding sequence ATGAAATATTATTTTGCACCATTAGAAGGTGTTACTGGATATATATATAGAAATGCATATGAAACTTTTTTTGGACAAATTGATAAGTACTTTATGCCATTCATATCGCCAACTAAGAATAAGAGCTTTACTTCTAGAGAGCTAAACGATGTGCTGCCTGAGCATAATCAAGGAATCAATGTTATTCCTCAGATACTTACTAACAATTCTGAGTATTTCACTGATACTGTAAATGAGTTGAGTAAATTTGGATATGATGAAGTTAATTTAAATTTAGGCTGTCCATCTGGAACTGTTGTTGCAAAGTATAAGGGATCAGGATTTCTTGCACAAAGAAAGCTGCTTGATGAATTTTTAGAAGATATATTTTCGAATGCATCAAATAAAATTTCTATAAAGACAAGAATTGGAAAGGATTCGCCAGATGAATTTTATGAGTTAATTGAAATATTTAATAAATATCCTCTAGAGGAACTTATAATTCATCCAAGAATTCAGACAGACTTTTATAAAAATAAGCCTAATATGGAAGTGTTTAAAGATTCTTTACAATTAAGTAAAAATCCCGTTTGTTATAATGGTGATATTTTTAATGTAGAAGATTATAAGAAATTATCAGAAGCTTATCCGAAGCTTGAAACAGTAATGATTGGTAGAGGACTTATTGCAAATCCGGGCTTGATTGAAGAAATTAAGACCAATCGTCTTATGGATAAAGAATTAATGAAGGCATTTCATGATAAAGTCTGCATAGGATATGAAGAAGTTCTTTCGGGTGATAGAAATGTCTTATTTAAAATGAAAGAATTATGGTTTTATATGATACATATCTTTACTAATAGTGATAAATATGCTAAAAAGATAAGAAAGACAAATAATTTACAGGAATATAAGGGAATCATATCAAGCATGTTTCAGGAACTTGATATAAAGAAAACGGATATACATGGATTTTAA
- a CDS encoding ABC transporter substrate-binding protein — protein MKLRKLSIFLLFIMLVSLVFSGCSSASNNKEDKSATKELKEVNVLLDWYPNAVHSFLYAAEEQGYFKEAGLKVNLITPAGTDDGIKLVAAGKADLAISYPKQIILARGENIPIKSVGAIVRSSLNQLMVRKDSGVKTLKDLEGKKVGYASFDIDKETVKAMVAQAGGDPSKVEFVDVGYDLMPGIETKQVDAIIGGYINHEKILLEKKGIELETFAPSDFGVPNNYELAFVASDDAIKNNNDTIQAFLGAAKKGFEYTQKNPDKALDLILKAQNESFPLDEETEKKSLEILLPLMENESGKFLSQDKENWNNNIKWLKDKNLLQADVDSKDVFQ, from the coding sequence ATGAAATTAAGAAAGCTTAGTATATTTTTACTATTTATTATGTTAGTTAGTTTAGTATTTAGCGGGTGCTCTAGTGCTTCTAATAATAAGGAAGACAAGAGTGCTACCAAAGAACTTAAAGAGGTTAATGTTCTTTTAGACTGGTATCCAAATGCAGTACATTCATTCTTATATGCAGCAGAAGAGCAAGGATACTTTAAAGAAGCAGGATTAAAGGTTAACTTAATTACACCTGCAGGTACAGATGATGGAATTAAATTAGTAGCAGCAGGAAAAGCTGATTTAGCAATAAGCTATCCTAAACAAATTATCTTAGCGAGAGGCGAAAATATTCCTATTAAATCTGTTGGAGCAATAGTTAGAAGTTCATTAAATCAACTAATGGTTCGTAAAGATTCAGGAGTTAAAACATTAAAAGATTTAGAAGGAAAAAAAGTTGGATATGCATCTTTTGATATCGATAAAGAAACTGTTAAAGCAATGGTAGCACAAGCTGGTGGAGATCCATCAAAGGTTGAATTTGTAGATGTTGGATATGACTTAATGCCTGGAATTGAAACAAAACAAGTTGATGCAATTATAGGTGGATATATAAACCATGAAAAAATATTATTAGAGAAAAAAGGTATTGAATTAGAAACTTTTGCGCCATCAGATTTTGGCGTGCCAAATAACTACGAATTAGCATTTGTTGCAAGCGATGACGCAATTAAGAATAATAATGATACAATACAAGCGTTCTTAGGAGCTGCTAAAAAAGGATTTGAATATACTCAAAAGAATCCTGATAAGGCTTTAGATTTAATATTAAAGGCTCAAAATGAAAGTTTCCCATTAGATGAAGAGACAGAAAAGAAGAGCTTAGAGATACTTTTACCTCTTATGGAAAATGAAAGTGGTAAATTCTTAAGTCAAGATAAAGAAAATTGGAATAACAATATTAAATGGTTAAAAGATAAGAATTTACTTCAAGCTGATGTAGATAGTAAAGATGTGTTTCAATAA
- a CDS encoding Cache 3/Cache 2 fusion domain-containing protein gives MRIKYKLIVSYLILIVFAVSVLGLLIGNKSNKAVFKEVNEKSQRLTESIITTLSVRNDLLTEKSYGDLNFANNVLNNLADMRVDYNEIVKVGDFNLPVLYSGNQRISLDNTIVDKLKQSTGSIATMFLLQDDKLIRVSTTVFNNGNRILGTYISSDTEAYKKTLNNEEYIGDIRIEGIGYLTRMKPILDKDKKVIGAIGLGNKISNDYLDKTLSNIKLGKTGYAYILDSEGNVILHPSDSGKNVSDYDFVQKMHNEKSGMIEYTYNGVKKLGYYQYFEAWHWYVVTTADYEELNSSAKSILTTTIATGGIIIVLGGIIALFLANTLVKPINKLKSCMEIASKGDLTIRCNIDSKDEIGVLANSFNNMLAENKRLLEETVQYEKLKTEFIANMSHELRTPLNIIFSTAQLFNVLINRDEDLNTEKMKNYTNSIKQNCYRLVRLVNNLIDITKIDSGYMKLELKNGNIVQVVEDITQSTAEYVGYMSRTIIFDTDNEEKIMAFDEEKLERILLNLISNATKFTEPGDKISVNLYDIDDYIVISVKDTGRGIPEEKVSQLFQRFKQVERLLNRSHEGSGIGLSIVKALVEMHEGTIEVKSVYGEGTEFIICLPVKIVPEDEGKKNKNGYANQSKVENINIEFSDIYS, from the coding sequence ATGAGAATAAAATATAAGCTTATCGTTAGCTATTTGATCTTAATTGTATTTGCTGTAAGTGTATTGGGGTTATTAATTGGGAATAAATCTAACAAAGCAGTTTTTAAAGAGGTAAACGAAAAAAGTCAGCGTTTAACAGAATCAATTATTACAACTTTGAGTGTAAGAAATGATTTGCTTACTGAGAAATCTTATGGAGATTTAAATTTTGCGAATAACGTATTAAACAATTTAGCTGATATGAGAGTTGATTACAATGAAATCGTAAAAGTTGGAGATTTTAACTTACCAGTTTTATATTCAGGAAATCAAAGAATATCCTTAGATAATACTATAGTTGATAAACTAAAACAATCAACAGGTAGTATAGCAACAATGTTTTTATTACAAGATGATAAACTAATAAGGGTTTCTACTACCGTATTTAATAATGGTAATAGGATATTAGGTACATATATTTCAAGTGATACTGAAGCTTATAAAAAGACACTAAATAATGAAGAATATATTGGCGATATTAGAATAGAAGGAATTGGATATTTAACAAGAATGAAGCCAATATTAGATAAAGATAAAAAAGTAATAGGGGCAATAGGGTTAGGAAATAAAATTAGTAATGATTATTTAGATAAGACATTAAGTAATATCAAATTAGGGAAGACTGGATATGCGTACATACTAGATTCTGAAGGAAATGTAATTCTTCATCCATCTGATAGTGGAAAGAATGTAAGTGACTACGATTTTGTTCAAAAAATGCATAATGAAAAAAGTGGAATGATTGAGTACACTTATAACGGAGTTAAGAAATTAGGATATTATCAGTATTTTGAAGCTTGGCATTGGTATGTAGTTACTACAGCAGATTATGAGGAATTAAACTCTTCAGCAAAATCAATTTTGACGACCACAATAGCTACTGGGGGAATAATTATTGTTTTAGGCGGAATTATAGCATTATTTTTAGCTAATACATTAGTTAAGCCTATTAACAAGTTGAAATCTTGTATGGAGATAGCGAGTAAAGGTGATTTAACAATACGATGTAATATAGATAGTAAAGATGAGATCGGAGTTTTAGCAAATAGTTTTAATAATATGCTGGCAGAAAATAAAAGATTACTAGAAGAAACTGTGCAGTATGAAAAATTAAAAACGGAATTTATTGCTAATATGTCACATGAATTAAGAACGCCTTTAAATATTATATTTTCAACAGCTCAGTTATTTAATGTACTTATAAATAGAGATGAGGATTTAAATACTGAAAAAATGAAGAATTATACAAATAGTATAAAACAAAACTGTTATAGGTTGGTAAGATTGGTGAATAATCTTATAGATATAACAAAGATTGATTCAGGTTATATGAAACTAGAATTGAAAAATGGCAATATAGTACAAGTTGTAGAGGATATAACACAATCAACTGCTGAATATGTAGGGTATATGTCTAGAACAATAATATTTGATACAGATAATGAAGAAAAAATTATGGCTTTTGATGAGGAAAAATTAGAAAGAATTTTGCTTAATCTAATTTCCAATGCTACTAAATTCACTGAACCAGGAGACAAAATAAGTGTTAATCTATATGATATTGATGATTATATCGTTATCTCTGTAAAAGATACAGGAAGAGGAATTCCAGAGGAAAAAGTATCGCAGCTTTTCCAACGATTTAAGCAAGTAGAACGATTATTAAATAGAAGCCATGAAGGCAGCGGGATTGGGCTATCTATAGTTAAAGCTTTAGTTGAGATGCATGAAGGAACAATAGAAGTAAAAAGTGTTTATGGAGAAGGTACAGAGTTTATTATATGTCTTCCTGTTAAGATAGTTCCAGAAGATGAAGGTAAGAAAAACAAGAATGGTTATGCAAACCAATCTAAGGTTGAAAATATTAATATTGAGTTTTCGGACATATATAGCTAA